Below is a genomic region from Prunus persica cultivar Lovell chromosome G3, Prunus_persica_NCBIv2, whole genome shotgun sequence.
tataaagaaaatacagATCTAGAGAAGTTTCTTCAGGTAAaagtaaaagcaaaagcaCTTATTCTCTCATTCACTTTACAACAATAAAAAGCCATCAGAATTCAGAATGAAACAAGTTGAAAGGGTGAAGTATTAACATTTGATGTGAGAGCTACAGCCAAAACTGTAATTATTTGCTTTCACAAGAATACaaagcatgcatgcatgtcaAGCACAttttattacaattttttttgggggggggtaCGACCTAGCCTATGAACATTGTAGAAGCAACCAAAAACTGCTTTGCCAATAGCATTCATCCTCCTATATATCACATCATCATGAATTTCGGACTCGTAATTCATTGACATGATTGGCAATTTGATCCTCAATCAGTTCTTCAAATCATCACTAACTCAAACTCTTTTGGTGCACGGTTGTGATTAGAACATTGGAGAGTCAGATGGAGAAGAATTCACCAAATTGAGAATACTATTCCAGTAATTCTTATTATCCTCATAGTAGTCACTACCACTTCCACTTCCACTGCCACCACCATTATCAGAGTCTCCGCGGCTGCCGCGCTCGCCATCTGACAAGCTCTGTACTTCATCAGAGTTGTTAAGCAAAAGATCAGTGAACCCTTCTTGATCTGCCATGTCCACATTACTACtaactcctcctcctcctccatgaTGATGATCATGAACCTCACCAGTCCATGCCCCTGCTTCCAGGGACATTGTGATGTGATCATGAAGCCCTGAAGTGAAAGACAAATGGGATTTCCAATCTTGATCATGATCACCTTCTTCTTTGGTCTCAGATGAACCTGAGGACCCCACAAGCTCAATCATAGGCTGCATAATTGGAGGCACCACAACTGCTGATGCTGATGCATTCACATTAATCTGCTCAGAAGAATTATAAGTGAGTGTAGAAGTTGGAGACTCAAGATCAACATTAGATGATTTTGACGCTGGCCATCCACCACCAACATTCCAACCTTTAAACACATCCAAAGACCTTGCAGCAGCAGAAGGCATAGGCACCATAGCTGATGAAGACTCCATCTTGTTGCTTGGGCTGCTTGTGAGCTGATGGATTAATGAACTGTGGGAACGCAGCTTGGATTCTCTGACAAGCCGGGCTTCGGCTTCGAGGCGAGCGCTCTCCCATTGCGCCATGTGGCTGAGGTTGGAGGCGTTCTTGGAGTGACCGTCGACAGTGGAGAGTAGGGCATCGTTCTTTGGCTTGTGCGTGACGGGGTCGATGCCCATTTTGGCTAGCCTCTTCTTAAGATGCGTGTTCCAGTAGTTCTTTATCTCATTGTCTGTTCTCTTTGGCAAGTGAGTTGCTATGGCCGACCACCTGATCACCAAAGCCCAACACAACACGACAGAGTTGAGCATCAAAACTATGAAAACCCCGAgagaaaaatcataaactacATCGATCCATCCATTTTACTAGCAccttttcatttcattaatatatatatatatatatatatatatgtttcaaGAGAATTTCAAGAGGAGAGGAcccttttcattttaaataataGACTTGGATGTCAGAAGCAGTAAATGAAAAATGTTCGCAGAGGTCAAAACTTTGAATAGATGATTGGGCTAGAGAGTGAGTGGTTGGTTGAAGGTACTTGCTTGCGAGGGCATCACATTAATTCAAAGCATCTCATAATTCAACCAAATACTCAGGCAAAATATGGTTTTGCAGATCAAAAGCATCACAAttattcaaaagaaagaaagaaagaaaaagctaGATGAATTTTCTACTTAATTACAAAGAGTGAGAAGACAGTTTAATTAAGACTACTAATTAGTTATACTTAAGAAACAATGTGCATGATAACTCTTTAGATTAACACTAATTTTTActtaaaacaacaaaattaagaTAAATATACCTGTTCCCCAATAGGGCATGGAGTTGGATAATGGTTTGTTCTTCTTGCAAACTGAACTTTCCCCTCTTGATATCAGGTCTGAGATAGTTCGTCCATCTAAGCCTACAGCTCTTTCCGCATCTCTGAAGCCCTACATacataaacaatgaaattaacaaaaaaacttaatcaactacttaattatataataatattatgttttaCATGCAAAATATTATAACAATATACAGACGACTAATTCGGAGTTGTTAATGAGcaaatggaaatggaaatcACCAGCTTTTGTTGGGAGGGCACGCCAACTGCCATGGCCATGTTCTTCAATGTAAGCCAAGAGTTTCTGGTCTTCTTCTGGTGTCCATGGTCCTTTCTTCAAACCCACCTTGTCACAGCACGGTGACCTACCCATTTGAATTCTCAAGCAGCAAAGCAAAGCTTGTAgtttctgcttcttctttatATAGGTATAGCGGCCTAGCTACGGCTAAGcacaagagagaaaagaaatcataTGGATGGAGAAaatttaagagagagagagagagaaggggagaAGGTGTCTTCAGTCTTTCGCTGAATTAATTTGTAAAACGAAGAAATGGGCAGAGAAGAAAGGTCAGCGACATAAATGggataaagaaataaattttgaTAAGAGAGTATACTGTGGTACAACTCTCATGACAAAACTACCCTTAACCTTctctcacttctctctctctctctctcctctccccaATGGCATCTGTATTATGCCACGTTCTTTAATTTGCTTTATATTAATGGCGTTTAAGAATTATTGCTCTATGTGATAATCTAATGATTtaagaaattttctttttgtatttttgataaattatttttgtatatgtgtcaaattgtgattcataaaaataaagagtaTCTCCTTATTGACCATAAGGCAAATAATATCCATAGTATCGTCTTtcaacataaaaatttaaaacaggaTCTCTTAGCAGCAGATATTATCgagaataattattattttattttattttacaccttctttttttctttatttttatatttatattatgtgtAATTTCTATCACTCGTCTTGCAATGAAAACACTCCCATTTCCAGCAGTTTGCAGTAGACCCATTTATGACGAGAGTAGTTCTCCACCTCTACATTAATCAACGCACCGAAAAAaacgacttttttttttataaaaaagtttTCGAAAAAGTGAGAGCTATTGATAATTCATCAAAACTAGTATACAAGcattttcaaataaatttaccACTTGAtttaagaatatatatatatatatatatcatggaATCCAAGAACTTGTTATTCAGGAAGgtttcaaataaaatagacAAGCTACCTAGACTAGACTGgcgttttattttaattttttggttctaAGGGAGTCGAAgctcaaaaataaaactacatAAACAAATTTCTGGATCTAGGAACCCCACTCAATATTATCAATACATACATCCTCGGATGATTTTCCATTAAACACATATTTAAGCTAGATTTTAATGCTGATTCACTGTGTCTACATGCATGCAGACTATTATTAACTGAAGCCGTCTATTTATTCagagatgagatgagatgagaaACTTGGCTATAACTCCTACAACAAGATCACTGGCCGCCTCTAGCATGTAATTATTCTTGCACCCAAGTACAACCATTGCTTCAGAATAATCTCCTCAAATCTGCTCTGGGTTTCAACACGAAATGAGGTAAAAGATTTAATAACTGGTCCACATCACCTAGCTATCAATGGTCTGGTGGGTATAGTTAGCAAACAAATACTTTTCTActctttctctcctctttaaaaaaaactgtgtcaaaaaatcaaattgcagagcctttttttctctctgctgCTGAGAGAAGAACTAATCGAGCTAGCCTATATGTCATGAAAGTTTGTAAATTTGGGTAAGCTTAAGTGATTTAGCTCAAATTTGTCTTTGTGTCACACTGAACTCAATATGCATATGTTGGTGTTGCCCTAGCTACTGAGTGTTAACCAGTTCAGTTAACctacttcctttttttctgCTCAAACGGgggtaaaattgtcttttaccATGCTAATATGTCACATCCAAATTCAATCCATATGTCCCACTCCCAAATTCCAATATAAAAAGTGAACAAAATAGTGAGCTAGCTAGTAACCCATGTAAATGAGGTTAACCATAGATGGCACTGCATAtaagaaagtgaaatttgaGTTTCAAGTAGTAAATTAAAGATATAGACGGTGGTGGCTCTTAACAGACAGAGATGGTGGGTCTCTCGAGCAATTACTGAACCAGGTCCAGAAGTTGCCCTGCAGAAAGAGGTACGCACTTGAAGAAGATGGTGAATGGTGATGGAGACCTATATATAGGGCTGCTGGAGGCTGCAGCTGATGCCAGTCAATTAATTACGACAATGGTAAATTTGTATCCGAGTTTCACTGTTTCTTTTACAATTAGTAGTAATATTTCTAAATTCTTTTAGTGTACACAGAAGGGGATTCAATCTCGAGTGTAAAGAAGCAGACACATTACCTTAACCAATTGACCTGACCTGCATTTGAATCCGAGTTTCACTGCTTTGGTTGCTTaattcaatattaaattctaTGATTCTAACACCTGACTTAAGTAAAATTGGGGAATAAGTTAACTAGTTTTGTAATGAACCCATCAATAAATCTGAAAGCAAAAGAATATTTAAGAGGGCAGTTTGGTAATTTAGAGAAAAGCAAGACTAATTTATTGAGATGGGGTCTACGCCATTGTGGGGGTGCAATCTTGAATGATAGGAGGCAAAGCATGAAAAGACAAAAGGAGGGGTCCCATGTAATGGGAAGAAACTTATAATAAAACGTTTGCGTGTGTGACGTGGAAATGCAAAGCAAAATGTTGGTTTTGGATCGAAAGGTTGATGACATTGGGAACTGGCTGTGGTGGGGGAAGAAGGACACCATCTTAAATTCTACTTGATCACTGCCAGCTCTAGCATTGTATATGGTCCAACAAGTTCTTAATTACCCTATTCAATTCAGTCCCATTACACTTGTCAAACCGATGCACCTCCACGTGCATACAAGGATATATATGAGatcaaaagaagttaaaaaagaACATGTTTTTGAAATAGCAAATAGTTTTTTGATAGGGGAAATAGCAAATACTTGGATTCCATGATTTGATTAGATAAACCACTGTTATTTTAAAGTTGTCATTtttggaaacaaaagaaaaacttatgtATATCAATAATAAGTTTTTTGGCTACTTAGTTTTAGCCGAGTAGATTTTAGGCCTATTTCGCAAACATGTAATAAAGCAGCACATGAGGTGGTtgttacttatt
It encodes:
- the LOC18782649 gene encoding myb-related protein Zm38; the encoded protein is MGRSPCCDKVGLKKGPWTPEEDQKLLAYIEEHGHGSWRALPTKAGLQRCGKSCRLRWTNYLRPDIKRGKFSLQEEQTIIQLHALLGNRWSAIATHLPKRTDNEIKNYWNTHLKKRLAKMGIDPVTHKPKNDALLSTVDGHSKNASNLSHMAQWESARLEAEARLVRESKLRSHSSLIHQLTSSPSNKMESSSAMVPMPSAAARSLDVFKGWNVGGGWPASKSSNVDLESPTSTLTYNSSEQINVNASASAVVVPPIMQPMIELVGSSGSSETKEEGDHDQDWKSHLSFTSGLHDHITMSLEAGAWTGEVHDHHHGGGGGVSSNVDMADQEGFTDLLLNNSDEVQSLSDGERGSRGDSDNGGGSGSGSGSDYYEDNKNYWNSILNLVNSSPSDSPMF